The following proteins are encoded in a genomic region of Terriglobia bacterium:
- a CDS encoding DinB family protein, with protein MTTRQPQVHTQLGRAAVQIFAANDRMNQILIEHLDPTAWRAKPPGKARTIAAIFTHMHNVRSKWVRLTAPHLKVPRQLNRAHCTPQQARAGLAESAARCAEMLAEALGGCGGRVEKFRRDGWARPWPVGLEMLCYMLSHEAHHRGQVCMLAHQLGFRLPNEVASGIWNWEKLWKECGSPGGPGNDS; from the coding sequence GTGACCACGCGCCAACCCCAGGTTCACACTCAACTCGGCCGAGCCGCAGTCCAGATCTTTGCCGCCAATGATCGCATGAACCAGATTCTTATCGAACATCTTGACCCTACCGCCTGGAGAGCCAAACCGCCCGGCAAGGCCCGCACCATTGCGGCGATCTTCACGCACATGCACAATGTCCGCTCCAAGTGGGTCAGGCTTACCGCTCCGCACCTGAAGGTTCCACGACAGCTCAACCGCGCGCACTGCACGCCGCAGCAGGCCCGTGCGGGATTGGCCGAGAGCGCCGCTCGGTGCGCGGAGATGCTCGCGGAAGCGCTCGGCGGTTGTGGGGGCCGCGTCGAGAAGTTTCGCCGAGACGGCTGGGCTCGGCCTTGGCCGGTTGGCCTGGAAATGCTGTGCTACATGCTTTCTCACGAAGCCCACCATCGCGGGCAGGTGTGTATGCTCGCGCATCAGCTCGGATTCCGGTTGCCGAACGAGGTGGCCTCCGGAATCTGGAATTGGGAAAAACTGTGGAAAGAGTGCGGATCGCCTGGCGGCCCCGGCAACGATTCTTAA